In Hevea brasiliensis isolate MT/VB/25A 57/8 chromosome 13, ASM3005281v1, whole genome shotgun sequence, a single genomic region encodes these proteins:
- the LOC110669613 gene encoding uncharacterized protein LOC110669613, with the protein MGIIRSCFSLIVGTVCGVYIAQNYDVPNIKKLATSGLFMAKLIEEKYRKPKSKKDDD; encoded by the coding sequence ATGGGGATAATAaggagctgtttctccctcatagTAGGCACTGTGTGCGGGGTTTACATTGCTCAAAACTATGACGTTCCCAACATCAAGAAGCTCGCCACCTCTGGCCTCTTCATGGCCAAGCTCATTGAAGAGAAGTACCGCAAGCCCAAGAGCAAGAAAGACGACGATTAG
- the LOC110669592 gene encoding E3 ubiquitin protein ligase RIN2 has protein sequence MGVGFLAISAASTALSFVGLQCWTELSLDKLKSDGLIAKNFIGPENANRALELLLGSYATVVLLANFVFNAFILLNVCLKTIFFVELYPSETRKLMERLINYVIYKGTFLPLVIPATIFQAGLWSIWLTVLCSLKMFQALARDRLERLNASPSAMPWTYFRVYSVLLLVFSVDFFWIRLCLLMYRTLDSSMFLLLFFEPFSIAFETMQAMLVHGFQLLDIWLHHSAGNSTNCQRFKFFDTIAAGSLSEWKGILIRNLGFSLDMATLLMALGHYVHIWWLHGVAFHLVDAVLFLNIRALISAIIKRVRGYAKLRIALGTLHAALPDATSEELRAYDDECAICREPMAKAKKLHCSHLFHLACLRSWLDQGLNEMYSCPTCRKPLFVGRTENEANRHSGDILSDELLARQISEGLDQQNTPTLPGVFPNQTRNSIEGSPWRSAGLDSSRLHTWPGQGVDGAGPSTAMRSVGLGRVQMMMRHLASVGETYAQNALEDAAWSLWPMNPSEAVASGSSVPPATVGRSAGGTGGLHMRTAARSASDNIVNLLAMAETVREVLPHIPDELILQDLQRTNSVTVTVNNLLQM, from the exons ATGGGTGTGGGCTTCTTAGCAATTTCAGCAGCGTCCACAGCTTTGAGCTTCGTGGGTCTACAATGTTGGACAGAGTTGTCTTTAGACAAACTAAAATCAGATGGCTTAATTGCTAAGAATTTTATTGGCCCAGAGAATGCCAATCGTGCTCTTGAGTTGCTACTGGGTTCTTATGCCACTGTTGTGCTGCTGGCAAATTTTGTATTTAATGCATTCATTCTACTTAATGTTTGTCTTAAG ACTATTTTCTTTGTGGAATTATACCCTTCTGAAACTCGAAAGCTCATGGAACGTCTTATTAACTATGTTATTTACAAG GGGACATTTCTGCCATTGGTTATTCCAGCAACAATATTCCAAGCAGGCTTGTGGTCGATCTGGTTGACTGTTCTCTGTTCTTTAAAG ATGTTTCAAGCTTTGGCTAGAGATCGACTTGAACGGCTGAATGCATCTCCTTCTGCAATGCCATGGACATATTTTCGTGTGTATTCAGTACTGTTGTTGGTCTTCTCTGTCGACTTTTTCTG GATAAGGCTGTGTTTGTTGATGTATAGAACATTGGATTCATCCATGTTTCTGTTATTGTTCTTTGAGCCATTCAGTATTGCCTTTGAGACTATGCAG GCAATGTTGGTACATGGCTTTCAGCTGCTTGATATCTGGCTCCATCATTCTGCAGGGAATAGTACAAATTGCCAAAGGTTCAAATTTTTTGATACAATAGCAGCAG GTTCGTTGTCTGAGTGGAAAGGCATTCTTATCCGGAATTTAGGGTTTTCCCTTGACATGGCAACTTTGTTAATGGCACTTGGTCATTATGTGCACATTTGGTGGCTTCATGGCGTGGCATTTCATCTAGTGGATGCAGTCCTTTTTTTGAATATACGT GCCTTAATTAGTGCTATAATAAAGCGTGTAAGAGGTTATGCCAAACTAAGAATAGCTTTAGGTACTCTTCATGCAGCTCTTCCTGATGCAACATCTGAAGAGCTACGAGCATATGATGATGAATGCGCTATCTGCAGG GAACCTATGGCTAAGGCGAAGAAGCTACATTGCAGTCACCTTTTTCATCTTGCATGCTTGAGATCCTG GTTGGATCAGGGTTTAAATGAAATGTACTCATGTCCCACTTGTCGAAAGCCACTTTTTGTTGGCAGAACTGAAAATGAAGCAAACCGTCACAGTGGAGACATTTTAAGTGATGAGCTGCTTGCTCGTCAAATAAGTGAAGGGCTTGATCAGCAAAACACTCCTACTCTACCTGGAGTATTCCCAAATCAGACTCGTAATTCTATAGAAGGCAGCCCATGGAG AAGTGCAGGATTGGATTCAAGTCGGCTACATACTTGGCCTGGCCAGGGTGTAGATGGAGCTGGTCCCTCTACTGCTATGAGATCAGTGGGACTGGGGAGAGTTCAAATGATGATGAGGCATCTTGCATCTGTAGGGGAAACCTATGCTCAGAATGCTCTTGAGGATGCTGCTTGGAGCCTCTGGCCCATGAATCCCTCTGAAGCTGTTGCATCTGGATCTTCTGTCCCTCCTGCTACTGTTGGAAGATCAGCTGGAGGTACTGGTGGTTTACACATGAGGACTGCCGCACGCTCTGCAAGTGACAACATAGTAAACTTGCTTGCCATGGCTGAGACAGTGCGGGAGGTTCTGCCTCACATTCCAGATGAGTTGATACTTCAG GACTTGCAGCGAACAAATTCTGTCACTGTCACTGTGAACAATCTTCTTCAGATGTGA